From Streptosporangium album, the proteins below share one genomic window:
- a CDS encoding acyl-CoA dehydrogenase family protein yields the protein MTLLYTEVEEELRASVRDLLADRCGPDAVLKRIESASPYDMDLWRTLSREIGVAGLLVPEEYGGAGASAREVAVVLEELGRAVAPVPFLTSSVLATRALLQAGEKDLLRELASGETTAALAVSLAASPYRPLPETVTVTDRGTLSGEVRAVAGADVADVLLVPVGTELYRVAAENVRIEVVPSLDLTRPVATVTFSDTPGEVIGSLDVRKVLSFGAGLLASEQLGVAEWCLDTTLAYIKGRHQFARPVGSFQAIKHRMADLWLDVVRARAAARNAADLLAAGPAPDAETALEIEAASAVAESWCSEVALHVAEEAVQLHGGTGMTWEHPLHLYLKRAKSTEIALGTPGAHRDALAVLADLPAPA from the coding sequence ATGACGCTCCTGTATACCGAGGTCGAGGAGGAGCTCCGGGCCTCCGTGCGGGACCTGCTCGCCGACCGTTGCGGGCCCGACGCCGTGCTGAAGCGGATCGAGTCCGCCTCGCCGTACGACATGGACCTGTGGAGGACGCTGTCGCGGGAGATCGGGGTGGCGGGCCTGCTCGTGCCCGAGGAGTATGGCGGGGCGGGGGCGTCGGCGCGCGAGGTCGCGGTGGTGCTGGAGGAGCTCGGCCGGGCGGTGGCGCCGGTGCCGTTCCTCACCAGCTCGGTCCTCGCGACACGGGCTCTGCTCCAGGCCGGCGAGAAGGATCTCCTCCGGGAGCTCGCCTCCGGTGAGACCACGGCGGCGCTGGCCGTCTCGCTGGCGGCCTCGCCGTACCGGCCGCTGCCGGAGACCGTCACGGTCACGGACCGGGGGACGCTGAGCGGTGAGGTCAGGGCGGTGGCGGGCGCGGACGTGGCCGACGTGCTGCTCGTCCCCGTCGGGACGGAGCTCTACCGGGTGGCGGCGGAGAACGTCCGGATCGAGGTCGTGCCGTCGCTGGACCTGACCCGGCCGGTCGCCACCGTCACGTTCTCCGACACCCCCGGAGAGGTGATCGGCAGCCTCGACGTGCGGAAGGTGCTGTCCTTCGGCGCGGGGCTGCTCGCCTCCGAGCAGCTCGGGGTCGCCGAGTGGTGCCTGGACACGACGCTCGCCTACATCAAGGGGCGCCACCAGTTCGCCCGGCCGGTCGGCTCCTTCCAGGCGATCAAACACCGGATGGCCGACCTCTGGCTGGACGTGGTGCGCGCCCGCGCGGCGGCCAGGAACGCCGCCGACCTGCTGGCGGCCGGTCCGGCTCCGGACGCGGAGACCGCGCTGGAGATCGAGGCGGCGTCGGCGGTGGCGGAGTCCTGGTGTTCGGAGGTGGCGCTGCACGTCGCCGAGGAGGCTGTGCAGCTCCACGGCGGGACCGGGATGACCTGGGAGCACCCGCTTCACCTGTATCTCAAGCGCGCGAAGTCCACCGAGATCGCACTCGGCACCCCCGGCGCCCACCGGGACGCCCTGGCCGTCCTCGCGGACCTGCCCGCCCCCGCCTGA
- a CDS encoding acyl-CoA dehydrogenase family protein has product MALDEETIRECAAALLAGYDPADRLEFLRARFDVGLAWVHFPEGLGGLGAPRELQNVVERELAGTPQPDTGVQAIGLGMAAPTILTFGTEEQKKRFLRPLWTGEEIWCQLFSEPGAGSDLATLGTRAVRDGDEWVVDGQKVWTSGAHHARWAILVARTDVDVPKHRGLTYFVCDMHAPGVDVRPLRQITGEAEFNEVFLTGVRLGDDLRLGEVGDGWRVAQTTLMNERVAIGGAPVRRGGGMIGLVADTWRSRPELRTHDLHQRLLRLWVEAEVTRLAGSRLREQLSAGQPGPEGSGMKLSFASLNQALSGLDVELRGEEGLGYDDWTFRRSDSVDFFGRGPGYRYLRAKGNSIEGGTSEILRNIVAERVLGLPSEPRVDKDVPWKDLPR; this is encoded by the coding sequence GTGGCGTTGGACGAAGAGACGATCAGGGAGTGCGCCGCCGCGCTCCTGGCCGGGTACGACCCGGCCGACCGGCTGGAGTTCCTGCGGGCCCGGTTCGACGTGGGCCTGGCCTGGGTGCACTTCCCCGAGGGGCTCGGCGGGCTCGGCGCCCCCCGGGAGCTGCAGAACGTGGTGGAGCGGGAGCTCGCCGGGACCCCGCAGCCCGACACCGGGGTGCAGGCGATCGGGCTGGGCATGGCCGCGCCGACGATCCTGACATTCGGCACCGAGGAGCAGAAGAAACGGTTCCTGCGCCCGCTGTGGACGGGGGAGGAGATCTGGTGCCAGCTCTTCAGCGAGCCCGGCGCCGGATCGGACCTGGCGACCCTCGGCACCCGGGCGGTCCGGGACGGTGACGAGTGGGTCGTCGACGGGCAGAAGGTGTGGACCTCCGGCGCCCACCACGCCCGCTGGGCGATCCTCGTCGCCCGGACCGACGTGGACGTGCCCAAGCACCGGGGGCTCACCTACTTCGTGTGCGACATGCACGCCCCCGGCGTCGATGTCAGACCGCTGCGGCAGATCACCGGCGAGGCCGAGTTCAACGAGGTCTTCCTCACCGGAGTACGGCTCGGCGACGACCTGCGGCTCGGCGAGGTGGGCGACGGGTGGCGGGTCGCGCAGACCACGCTCATGAACGAGCGGGTGGCGATCGGCGGCGCACCGGTACGGCGGGGCGGCGGCATGATCGGCCTGGTCGCCGACACCTGGCGGTCCCGCCCCGAGCTGCGCACCCACGACCTGCACCAGCGGCTGCTCCGGCTCTGGGTGGAGGCCGAGGTGACGCGGCTGGCCGGCTCCCGGCTGCGCGAGCAGCTCTCGGCCGGCCAGCCGGGACCGGAGGGCTCGGGCATGAAGCTCTCCTTCGCCTCGCTCAACCAGGCGCTGTCCGGGCTGGACGTGGAGCTGCGCGGCGAGGAGGGACTCGGCTACGACGACTGGACCTTCCGCCGCTCCGACAGCGTCGACTTCTTCGGCCGTGGTCCCGGATACCGCTACCTGCGGGCCAAGGGGAACTCGATCGAGGGCGGCACCTCGGAGATCCTGCGCAACATCGTCGCCGAGCGCGTCCTCGGTCTGCCATCCGAACCCCGCGTCGACAAGGACGTGCCCTGGAAGGACCTGCCCCGATGA
- a CDS encoding acyl-CoA dehydrogenase family protein — protein sequence MDFAFDATTEKLRGQLLDFMDECVYPAEEAFEAQAAESGWASPPLMEDLKQEARKRGLWNLFLPGGHGAGLTNLQYAPLAEIMGRSPRIAPTATNCAAPDTGNMEVLSMFGNEWQREEWLEPLLRGEIRSAFAMTEPDSASSDATNIALSIVRDGSEYVINGRKWFASGAMNPNCRILIVMGKTDPEASSHRQQSMVLVPRDTPGLDVRRGMHVFGYSDADHGGHAEIAFDDVRVPVDNLIGEEGGGFAIAQARLGPGRIHHCMRLIGMAERAVELMCARTLSRTAFGRPIAQQGVVQDWIAESRVKIEQLRLLVLKTAWLMDTVGNRGAHTEIQAIKIATPRDVEWILDKAIQAHGAGGVSQDFPLAGLWAGARSLRLADGPDEVHKRSLAYRELKKHLTSPPD from the coding sequence ATGGATTTCGCGTTCGACGCCACGACCGAGAAGCTGCGCGGGCAACTGCTCGACTTCATGGACGAGTGCGTCTACCCGGCGGAGGAGGCCTTCGAGGCCCAGGCGGCCGAGAGCGGGTGGGCCAGCCCCCCGCTGATGGAGGATCTCAAGCAGGAGGCGCGCAAGCGGGGGCTGTGGAACCTGTTCCTGCCCGGCGGGCACGGCGCGGGGCTGACCAACCTGCAGTACGCCCCACTCGCCGAGATCATGGGCCGTTCCCCGAGGATCGCCCCCACCGCGACCAACTGCGCCGCCCCGGACACCGGCAACATGGAAGTGCTGTCCATGTTCGGCAACGAGTGGCAGCGCGAGGAGTGGCTGGAGCCGCTGCTGCGCGGGGAGATCCGGTCGGCGTTCGCGATGACCGAGCCGGACTCCGCCTCGTCGGACGCCACGAACATCGCGCTGTCGATCGTCCGGGACGGCTCCGAATACGTGATCAACGGCCGCAAGTGGTTCGCCTCCGGGGCGATGAACCCCAACTGCCGGATCCTCATCGTGATGGGCAAGACCGACCCGGAGGCGTCCTCGCACCGGCAGCAGTCCATGGTCCTGGTGCCGCGCGACACGCCCGGCCTGGACGTCCGGCGCGGCATGCACGTGTTCGGCTACTCCGACGCCGACCACGGCGGCCATGCCGAGATCGCGTTCGACGACGTCAGGGTCCCGGTGGACAACCTGATCGGCGAGGAGGGCGGCGGCTTCGCGATCGCCCAGGCGCGCCTCGGCCCCGGCCGCATCCACCACTGCATGCGGCTGATCGGCATGGCCGAACGGGCCGTCGAGCTGATGTGCGCGCGCACCCTGTCGCGGACCGCGTTCGGCAGGCCGATCGCCCAGCAGGGGGTCGTCCAGGACTGGATCGCCGAGTCGCGGGTGAAGATCGAGCAGCTCCGCCTGCTGGTGCTGAAGACCGCCTGGCTGATGGACACCGTCGGCAACCGCGGCGCCCACACCGAGATCCAGGCCATCAAGATCGCCACTCCGCGCGACGTGGAGTGGATCCTGGACAAGGCCATCCAGGCCCACGGCGCCGGAGGCGTCAGCCAGGACTTCCCGCTGGCCGGCCTCTGGGCGGGCGCGCGGTCCCTGCGGCTCGCCGACGGACCCGACGAGGTGCACAAGCGCTCGCTGGCCTACCGCGAGCTCAAGAAGCACTTGACATCTCCCCCGGACTGA
- a CDS encoding ABC transporter ATP-binding protein — MTRAIGAAEVAPTAYAWEIRAEGLKVRAGRKLAVDGLDLALGAGVHGLLGPNGAGKTTLIRALATVLRPAGGTLELLGTPAGDGADRRELRRRIGYLPQEFGYYRRFTVREFVEYTAWLREVPGKDIPAAAQHAVERVGLADRADHRMKTLSGGMVRRAGVAQAIVNDPRILLLDEPTVGLDPAQRLRFRELLQQLGADSCVVVSTHLVEDVAAACTDVVLVADGGLVFQGTPDQLVRAGGPEHAGDSPIERGYSALLARHQPERGAW, encoded by the coding sequence ATGACACGCGCGATAGGCGCGGCCGAAGTCGCACCGACGGCCTACGCCTGGGAGATCCGGGCTGAGGGGCTGAAGGTGCGGGCGGGCCGCAAGCTGGCCGTCGACGGGCTGGACCTGGCGCTCGGCGCCGGGGTGCACGGCCTGCTCGGGCCCAACGGTGCCGGGAAGACGACCCTCATCCGTGCCCTGGCCACGGTTCTCCGGCCGGCGGGGGGGACCCTCGAACTGCTCGGCACGCCCGCCGGAGACGGTGCCGACCGGCGGGAACTGCGTCGCCGGATCGGCTACCTGCCGCAGGAGTTCGGCTACTACAGACGCTTCACGGTCCGCGAGTTCGTCGAGTACACGGCGTGGCTCAGGGAGGTGCCCGGAAAGGACATCCCGGCGGCGGCGCAGCACGCCGTCGAGCGGGTGGGCCTGGCGGACCGTGCCGACCATCGGATGAAGACGCTGTCCGGCGGCATGGTACGGCGTGCGGGGGTCGCGCAGGCGATCGTCAACGATCCCCGGATCCTCCTGCTCGACGAGCCGACGGTCGGGCTCGACCCGGCGCAGCGGCTGCGCTTCCGCGAGCTGCTCCAGCAGCTCGGCGCCGACAGCTGCGTCGTCGTGTCGACACACCTCGTCGAGGACGTCGCGGCCGCCTGCACGGATGTCGTGCTCGTCGCGGACGGCGGGCTGGTGTTCCAGGGCACGCCGGACCAGTTGGTCAGAGCGGGCGGACCGGAGCACGCGGGGGACAGTCCGATCGAGCGCGGCTACTCGGCACTGCTCGCGCGCCACCAGCCGGAGAGGGGCGCGTGGTGA
- a CDS encoding zf-HC2 domain-containing protein codes for MNVEHASEGLIGRYARGETGIAADELWALEAHLEACATCRGRLSAAVGRQAPAVASLVEDVWAELGPRLAGVAPAPPRRRWGRMPVTWMTPVMAPWLGMSVSVTLLALVLDRMKTEPFGDDFSLVLLMAPVLPVLGVAVSWARGLDPAYELTTSTPRAGLNLVLRQTTSVLVVVIPTLLVAGWATGVMVAQWLLPCLAFTTGTLALGGLVGMTRAAVVLVAAWAAVIVAPAVALGHTSFALRPDGLPVWGAIFALGVAVVVARKETYTRFGADI; via the coding sequence ATGAACGTGGAACACGCGTCCGAGGGGCTCATCGGCCGCTACGCACGCGGCGAGACGGGGATCGCGGCTGACGAGCTGTGGGCGCTCGAAGCCCACCTGGAGGCGTGCGCGACGTGCCGCGGGCGGCTCTCCGCGGCCGTCGGCAGACAGGCGCCGGCGGTGGCGTCGCTGGTCGAGGACGTCTGGGCGGAGCTCGGACCGCGGCTGGCCGGGGTCGCCCCGGCACCGCCCCGCCGGCGATGGGGCCGGATGCCCGTGACCTGGATGACACCGGTGATGGCGCCGTGGCTGGGCATGAGCGTGTCCGTCACGCTCCTCGCCCTGGTGCTCGACAGGATGAAGACCGAGCCATTCGGCGACGACTTCTCGCTGGTGCTGCTGATGGCGCCGGTGCTGCCCGTGCTGGGCGTCGCCGTTTCGTGGGCACGCGGGCTCGATCCGGCGTACGAGCTGACCACCTCGACTCCGAGAGCCGGTCTCAACCTGGTGCTCCGGCAGACGACCTCCGTGCTGGTCGTGGTGATCCCCACACTGCTGGTGGCCGGGTGGGCGACGGGCGTCATGGTCGCGCAGTGGCTGCTGCCCTGTCTGGCCTTCACCACCGGAACCCTCGCGCTCGGCGGGCTGGTCGGGATGACGCGTGCGGCGGTCGTGCTGGTGGCGGCCTGGGCGGCCGTGATCGTGGCGCCGGCCGTGGCGCTGGGCCACACCTCCTTCGCCCTGCGCCCGGACGGCCTGCCCGTATGGGGGGCGATCTTCGCGCTCGGGGTCGCCGTCGTGGTGGCCCGCAAGGAGACCTACACGCGCTTCGGCGCCGACATCTGA
- a CDS encoding RNA polymerase sigma factor, with protein MDEEHLVRLVAKGDRIAFEELYRRTSPWLAVRLRRRCADEQIVAEVMQETYLAVWRAAGAFAGASADGTAVGWLWTIAARRLVDAFRRRAHQTRLPDAMTVEAVAPAAEDEALAETVGGDIGDALRRLAPELRHVLQSMVLDGLSVRETAVLLGLPEGTVKTRARRARIAMREMLA; from the coding sequence ATGGACGAGGAACATCTCGTCCGGCTCGTCGCCAAGGGCGACCGCATCGCGTTCGAGGAGCTCTACCGGCGCACGTCGCCGTGGCTGGCGGTGCGGCTGCGCCGCCGCTGCGCCGACGAGCAGATCGTCGCCGAAGTCATGCAGGAGACCTACCTGGCGGTGTGGCGGGCGGCGGGCGCGTTCGCGGGCGCGTCGGCTGACGGGACAGCCGTCGGCTGGCTGTGGACGATCGCGGCCCGTCGGCTCGTCGACGCCTTCCGCCGGCGAGCGCACCAGACCCGGCTGCCCGACGCGATGACCGTCGAGGCCGTCGCGCCGGCCGCCGAGGACGAGGCGCTGGCCGAGACGGTCGGCGGCGACATCGGAGACGCCCTGCGCCGGCTCGCGCCGGAGCTGCGGCATGTACTGCAGTCCATGGTGCTCGACGGGCTGTCCGTCCGTGAGACCGCGGTTCTGCTCGGGCTGCCGGAAGGCACCGTCAAGACCCGCGCCCGGCGGGCACGGATCGCGATGCGGGAGATGCTGGCATGA
- a CDS encoding FAD-dependent monooxygenase, producing MPLSSSSTPSLRSSGVGSVPAPAGGGGGDQRAELLRLFGKWHDPIPALLAEAAPESVLRNDVHYLATPPPAMHRGRVALLGDAAHAMTPNLGQGACQAIEDAVVPAHIVGDGEAAGAATGPMDEVLGWTPPGTPTTPST from the coding sequence ATGCCCCTCAGCAGTTCCTCGACCCCGAGTCTCAGGTCGTCCGGGGTCGGCTCCGTTCCGGCCCCGGCGGGCGGGGGTGGCGGGGACCAGCGGGCCGAGCTGCTCCGCCTGTTCGGAAAGTGGCACGACCCGATCCCGGCGCTGCTCGCCGAGGCCGCGCCGGAGAGCGTGCTCAGGAACGACGTCCACTACCTCGCGACCCCGCCGCCCGCCATGCACAGGGGCAGGGTCGCGCTGCTGGGAGACGCGGCCCACGCCATGACACCCAACCTGGGGCAGGGTGCCTGCCAGGCGATCGAGGACGCGGTGGTGCCGGCCCACATCGTGGGAGACGGGGAGGCGGCGGGCGCCGCGACCGGCCCGATGGACGAGGTGCTCGGCTGGACCCCGCCCGGGACTCCTACGACGCCTTCGACGTGA
- a CDS encoding DMT family transporter: MTWVGMSIALVGALGYALGAALQQFEAVSEGASLRLMKRPRWWLGGVIGFAGASMHAVALSFAPLVVVQPISVATLVFAVPLAAMLHGRRPHRAEITGSIAVAVGLLGLMLLVPAHSVTPHMTNQEAFGFLGCVGLVVLAAHLAARKAKGSAKALLLSVGAGAVTASVSTFVRVVGGGLGGDLSRLLSWFTLAIPVLLVCAVVLLQKTYEVGYFGIAYAAVQVVDPITSILAGALLLDEAMPSGLGNVIPALFAAALLIWGTVTLGRLSPDHGAGRTPVPETTPVTSKAS; this comes from the coding sequence ATGACGTGGGTTGGGATGTCCATCGCCCTGGTCGGTGCGCTGGGCTACGCGCTGGGAGCCGCGCTCCAGCAGTTCGAGGCGGTCTCCGAAGGGGCCTCGCTCCGGTTGATGAAGCGGCCCCGCTGGTGGCTGGGCGGCGTGATCGGGTTCGCCGGAGCGTCCATGCACGCCGTGGCGTTGAGCTTCGCGCCGCTGGTGGTGGTGCAGCCCATCAGCGTGGCGACACTGGTGTTCGCCGTGCCGCTCGCCGCGATGCTGCACGGCAGGCGCCCGCACCGGGCTGAGATAACGGGATCGATCGCGGTGGCCGTCGGCCTGCTCGGTCTGATGCTGCTCGTTCCCGCGCACAGCGTGACACCGCACATGACCAATCAGGAGGCGTTCGGCTTCCTCGGCTGCGTCGGGCTGGTCGTCCTGGCCGCCCACCTGGCCGCGCGCAAGGCGAAAGGCTCGGCCAAGGCGTTGCTGCTGTCGGTCGGCGCGGGCGCGGTGACGGCCAGCGTCTCCACCTTCGTCCGCGTGGTGGGCGGCGGCCTCGGAGGTGACCTGAGCAGGCTGCTGAGCTGGTTCACGCTGGCCATCCCGGTGCTGCTGGTCTGCGCGGTGGTGCTGCTGCAGAAAACCTACGAGGTGGGCTATTTCGGCATCGCCTACGCGGCGGTCCAGGTGGTGGACCCGATCACCTCGATCCTCGCCGGGGCGCTGCTGCTCGACGAGGCGATGCCGAGTGGCCTGGGGAACGTGATCCCGGCGCTCTTCGCCGCCGCGCTGCTGATCTGGGGGACCGTCACGCTGGGCCGGCTCTCCCCGGACCACGGCGCCGGCCGCACCCCCGTCCCGGAGACCACCCCGGTCACGTCGAAGGCGTCGTAG
- a CDS encoding VOC family protein, producing MTTTAKFLAITIDCAEPKKLAEFYAAVFGYEVQYAEDTYAGIGDGTMSIYFQQNLDRKPAAWPGADKQFHLDVRVPDVDVAVQDYLELGATKPGFQPGEGGWVVLADPEGHLFCVCPTRD from the coding sequence ATGACCACGACCGCGAAGTTTCTCGCCATCACCATCGACTGCGCCGAGCCGAAGAAGCTCGCGGAGTTCTACGCCGCCGTCTTCGGTTACGAGGTCCAGTACGCCGAGGACACCTACGCCGGCATCGGCGACGGCACTATGAGCATCTACTTCCAGCAGAACCTCGACCGCAAGCCGGCCGCCTGGCCGGGTGCCGACAAGCAGTTCCACCTGGATGTCCGCGTCCCCGACGTGGACGTTGCGGTCCAGGACTACCTGGAGCTCGGAGCCACCAAGCCCGGCTTCCAGCCCGGCGAGGGAGGCTGGGTCGTGCTCGCCGACCCCGAGGGGCACCTGTTCTGCGTCTGCCCGACCCGGGACTAG
- a CDS encoding DMT family transporter codes for MTHVSVRRGLLYVSIAATAWGSGGAAGALLHRAGALGPVPVSFWRFACGAALLLLATRLFGLGRAGGPGRTAGLGRIVVTGMAMAVYQTAYFAAITESGLAVATVITIGATPVFVAAGARLLLGERLGATALGAVALALTGLAMLTLDGGSATFSVAGVGWALLSAAGYAGVTLLNRARPGEPYATAMGGFVVGGLCLLPVALVQGLLPQGDPLVSWSAILYLGAVPTALAYGLFFTGLAAVRATTASVISLVEPVGAAAIGVLLLGERLTPQAVAGAVLLLAAVGLLALGERRGTVEPVAM; via the coding sequence ATGACGCACGTCTCCGTACGGCGGGGCCTGCTGTACGTGTCGATCGCGGCGACCGCCTGGGGTTCCGGCGGCGCCGCCGGAGCGCTGCTCCACCGGGCGGGCGCCCTCGGCCCCGTCCCGGTCTCGTTCTGGCGGTTCGCCTGCGGCGCGGCGCTGCTCCTGCTGGCCACCCGCCTTTTCGGTCTCGGGCGCGCCGGCGGTCCCGGACGCACCGCCGGCCTCGGGCGGATCGTGGTCACGGGCATGGCGATGGCCGTCTACCAGACGGCCTACTTCGCTGCGATCACCGAATCCGGCCTGGCCGTGGCGACCGTGATCACCATAGGCGCCACCCCGGTCTTCGTGGCCGCCGGAGCACGCCTGCTGCTGGGCGAGCGACTCGGCGCGACCGCGCTGGGCGCGGTCGCGCTCGCCCTGACCGGTCTGGCCATGCTGACCCTCGACGGCGGATCGGCCACCTTCTCGGTGGCCGGTGTCGGCTGGGCACTGCTCTCGGCGGCCGGCTACGCGGGGGTGACCCTGCTCAACCGGGCCCGCCCCGGCGAGCCGTACGCCACGGCCATGGGCGGGTTCGTCGTCGGAGGGCTCTGCCTGCTGCCCGTCGCGCTGGTCCAGGGCCTGCTACCGCAGGGCGACCCGCTCGTGTCCTGGTCGGCCATCCTCTACCTCGGCGCGGTCCCGACGGCCCTGGCCTATGGCCTCTTCTTCACCGGTCTGGCCGCGGTGCGGGCCACGACGGCCTCGGTGATCTCCCTGGTGGAGCCGGTCGGCGCGGCGGCCATCGGCGTGCTTCTCCTCGGCGAACGGCTCACCCCGCAGGCCGTCGCGGGGGCGGTCCTGCTGCTGGCCGCCGTGGGCCTGCTCGCCCTCGGCGAGAGGCGCGGGACCGTGGAACCGGTCGCCATGTGA
- a CDS encoding class II aldolase/adducin family protein produces the protein MSLSDLQPIPTDQLTFRLPQKFDSVADERRHRQERLVAALRLFGRFGFEEGVAGHITARDPEHTDHFWVNPFGMSFKQIRVGDLILVNHQGQVVEGRYHVNQAAFAIHAMVHQARPDAVAAAHSHSVYGKALSSLGALLEPLTQDACAFYEDHGLFDDYTGVVVETEEGRRIATALGSHKAVILRNHGLLTVGDSVDAAAWWFITMERSCQAQLLAKAAGPTVPIEHENAKLTHGQIGNDLVGWINFQPLYDQISAAEPEMFG, from the coding sequence ATGAGCCTGTCCGACCTGCAGCCGATCCCCACCGACCAGCTCACCTTCCGGCTGCCGCAGAAGTTCGACAGCGTGGCCGACGAGCGCCGGCACCGCCAGGAACGCCTGGTGGCCGCCCTGCGGCTGTTCGGCCGGTTCGGCTTCGAGGAGGGTGTGGCCGGGCACATCACCGCCCGCGACCCCGAGCACACCGACCACTTCTGGGTGAACCCGTTCGGCATGTCCTTCAAGCAGATCCGGGTCGGCGACCTGATCCTCGTCAACCACCAGGGTCAGGTCGTCGAGGGCCGCTACCACGTCAACCAGGCCGCGTTCGCGATCCACGCGATGGTCCACCAGGCCAGGCCGGACGCGGTCGCCGCCGCGCACAGCCATTCGGTGTACGGCAAGGCCCTGTCGTCGCTGGGCGCGCTCCTGGAGCCGCTGACCCAGGACGCCTGCGCCTTCTACGAGGACCACGGGCTGTTCGACGACTACACGGGCGTGGTCGTGGAGACCGAGGAGGGCCGTCGTATCGCCACCGCGCTCGGCTCGCACAAAGCCGTCATCCTGCGCAACCACGGCCTGCTGACCGTGGGCGACAGCGTGGACGCCGCCGCCTGGTGGTTCATCACGATGGAGCGCTCGTGCCAGGCCCAGCTCCTGGCCAAGGCCGCCGGTCCGACGGTGCCGATCGAGCACGAGAACGCCAAACTCACCCACGGCCAGATCGGCAACGACCTGGTCGGCTGGATCAACTTCCAGCCCCTCTACGACCAGATCAGCGCCGCCGAGCCCGAGATGTTCGGCTGA
- a CDS encoding lactate 2-monooxygenase → MAFSDYQYEIYLNGLAGLRPPYPTDIARLEQAAKERLDPEAYGYVAGSAGTGATDRANREAFDRWRIVPRMLRDVSVRDLGTELFGRTYPAPVALAPIGVQSIVHPDGELATARAAASLGIPTVLSTASSHTLEEVAEADGPRWYQLYWPHDDEVTLSLLDRAAKNGYDTLVVTLDTWTLAWRPTDLDHAYLPFLRGTGLAIPLSDPVFRSRLERPVEEDLNAAILQWAPMFHGRSHTWDRLSLLRDNWDGPIVLKGVQHVDDALRAADAGMDGVVVSNHGGRQIDGAMASLDALPAVATAVGDRLTVLFDSGIRTGSDVVKALALGARAVLLGRPYVWGLAAGGEDGVRHAVRSLLADLDLTLGLAGHRTPADLDPSALEAR, encoded by the coding sequence GTGGCTTTCTCTGACTACCAGTACGAGATCTACCTGAACGGGCTCGCCGGCCTGCGCCCGCCGTACCCGACGGACATCGCCCGGCTCGAACAGGCCGCCAAGGAGCGTCTCGACCCCGAAGCCTACGGGTACGTGGCCGGTTCGGCCGGGACGGGCGCGACCGACCGGGCCAACCGCGAGGCGTTCGACCGGTGGCGGATCGTGCCCCGGATGCTCCGCGACGTCTCGGTCAGGGACCTCGGCACCGAACTCTTCGGCAGGACCTACCCCGCGCCCGTCGCGCTCGCCCCGATCGGCGTGCAGTCGATCGTGCACCCGGACGGCGAACTCGCGACCGCCAGGGCCGCCGCCTCGCTCGGCATCCCCACGGTGCTGAGCACCGCCTCCTCCCACACCCTCGAAGAGGTCGCCGAGGCGGACGGGCCTCGCTGGTACCAGCTCTACTGGCCGCACGACGACGAGGTCACGCTCAGCCTGCTCGACCGGGCGGCCAAGAACGGCTACGACACCCTGGTCGTCACCCTCGACACCTGGACCCTCGCCTGGCGGCCCACCGACCTCGACCACGCCTACCTGCCGTTCCTGCGCGGCACCGGCCTGGCGATCCCGCTGTCGGACCCCGTCTTCCGGTCCCGGCTGGAACGCCCGGTGGAGGAGGACCTGAACGCGGCGATCCTGCAGTGGGCGCCGATGTTCCACGGCCGCTCCCACACCTGGGACCGGCTGTCCCTGCTCCGCGACAACTGGGACGGGCCGATCGTCCTGAAGGGCGTCCAGCATGTGGACGACGCCCTGCGCGCGGCCGACGCCGGGATGGACGGCGTCGTCGTCTCCAACCACGGCGGCCGGCAGATCGACGGCGCCATGGCGTCGCTGGACGCGCTCCCCGCCGTCGCCACCGCCGTGGGCGACCGGCTGACCGTGCTGTTCGACTCCGGGATCCGCACCGGATCCGACGTCGTCAAGGCACTCGCCCTCGGAGCGCGGGCCGTCCTGCTGGGCAGGCCGTACGTCTGGGGCTTGGCGGCCGGCGGCGAGGACGGCGTCCGTCACGCGGTGCGGAGCCTGCTCGCCGACCTCGACCTCACCCTCGGGCTGGCGGGTCACCGTACGCCCGCCGACCTCGACCCTTCCGCCCTGGAGGCACGATGA